Part of the Terrisporobacter glycolicus ATCC 14880 = DSM 1288 genome is shown below.
AAGTTCTCATGAAGGATCACTGGAAGAAATATTTAATGAAATGACTGGATTTAACAATCACAAAGAAATTGCAGATAAAATTGCAATGGCAATTAAGTAGGTGAGTAATATGAAAGAATATAAATTTTTAAATATTTTAGATAAATTTAAGAGCATATATACTAAAATGGGCGTAGATTATGAAAGTATGAGAATAATTTTAAGTATGAAATTGACTCTTGATAGTAGAAGAACATCTACAGTAATGCAAAACTCTAATAGTGAAGGTGACAAAGAGGACAAAAATTCATTTAATAAAGCATTAATCATGTATGCAATTATGGGTATTTTCATTGGAATAATAACAATGTTTCCATTTAATACTATGTATACTTATACCATAGTTTTTGGTATGTTTATGTTTTTTATATTAACAATTTTTATATCAGATTTTTCAAGTGTTCTTTTAGATGTGAGAGATAAGAATATAATAGGGACTAAAGGTGTTGATAATAAGACAATTAATGCAGCAAAGCTAACACATATATGTTATTATATCTTTCTAACTTCATTGGCATTATCTTGGCTTGCAATAATAGGTTCATTTAAATCAGGTATTTTAATAGGAATTATTTTTATATTAGAATTAATGGTAATAGATGTATTTATGGTTGTAATAACTGCACTATTATATCTATTGATTTTAAGATTTTTTGATGGTGAAAAAGTTAAAGACATAATAAATTTTGTTCAAATAGGATTAACGATAATAATGACGATAAGTTATCAATTTTTAGGTAGAATGTTTGATATAGTTGATATAAATATAGTATACAAAAGTAATATATGGAACTTATTTTTACCACCTATGTGGTTTGCATCACCTTTACATGTGATTGATGGAGGTCAAATTAATAAAATAATAATTATTTTAATTATATTAGCAGTTATTGTACCAATAATAGCCATTAGTTTATATATAAAGAATACATCTAAGTTTGAAGATTCTCTTTCTAAATTAAACATTGCAAAAGATAGTGAAAAAGAAAAGAAAAATAGACTTTTTTATAGAATTGGAAAATGGACATGCAGAAATAATGAAGAAAAAGCAGTTTATGATCTTTCTGCTTCTATAATAAAAAGAGAAAGAGAATTTAAACTTATGACATATCCTAGCTTAGGATTTGATATTGTATTTCCACTATTATTCATATTTATGTATTCAATGGATTCTATAAGTGAAATAAAAAATATATCGTTATATATGTCATTAAATATTTATTGGTTTATTTTTATGGTTCCTACACTATTAATGACACTACAATATTCTAATGATTATAAAGGTGCATGGATTTATGAAACAACTTATATAAGTGATAAATCTAATATATATAAAGGTGCATATAAAGCATTATTAGCCAATATATTATTACCATTATATTTATTTGAAAGTATCATTTTCATAGTCATTTTTGGTACTAAAGTATTGCCAATTTTAATTATTGCTTTTGCATTCTTATTAGTTTTCATAGTCATTGAGCATATGTTAGGTAAAAATGCCTTGCCTTTTACACTAAAATTTGGAGACGTAAATAAAAGTCAAAATTTAATTAATACTTTATTAGGTATGGTTATTTTATGCGTAGGAGTAGGAATAAATTATTTGGCGTTGTTTAATGTATATGCATTAATAGGATATAGCATAATTTTAATAGTTATTGCATTTGTTCTGTGGAGTAAATGTATTAAAGCTTAGAATTTATTTGGTAAAGAAGTAATGAATTAGTTTTTGCTATTTTCTATTGCTTCTTTATTTTTTTACCAATATATCAAAAATAAACTTATAATATAGTTATTAGAAATAAAGGTGGTGATGGTAATAAAAAAGTTTAGAATTATATCTATTTCCTTGTTAATACTAGGTGTTTTACTTAATGTAATCACAAATAATATGCCGAATTTGGTGGAGAAATATTATTCCAATGGAATTAACATATACATTATAAAATTTATGAGTAAGATTTTTAGTATTTTTCCTTTTTCTTTATTTGAAATTCTAATTTATATTGCAGTATTGTCTATGTTAATATTTTTGATTTACTCAATTTATTTTATACTTAAAAATCCTAGAAAGACTTTTGTTTACTTAAAAAATTCAATATTAAATATAATATCCGTAGTAGGTATAGTTTATTTTCTGTTTGTTGTATTATGGGGAATAAATTACAATCGCATGGATTTGAAAGACTCGTTAATTGCAGATTATAATATAAGTCATAATGAAAATATTAAAAACGTTAATTATGATAAAGATGATTTAGTAAATTTATATAAGTTTTTAGTTGGAAAATGTAATGATACAAGGAATAAAGTTTTGGAAGATGATAAAAATGTAATGAAATGTAATACAAATCGCAAAGAAGTTTTGAAAAGAGCTAATAATGGATATGAAAATGTTAGTATTTTAAATTTAAATAAAATAGGAAATTATGCTCATGCAAAAGCAATATTGAACTCAAATTTATTATGTTACACAGGAATAACAGGAATTTACTCACCTTTTACAGGAGAAGCAAATGTAAATATTGCTGCACCAGATATTTATATTCCTTTTACCACATTACATGAAATGGCTCATCAAAGGGGTTATGGCAGTGAAGATGAGTGTAACTTTTTAGCTTATTTAGCTTGTATAAATAATGGAGACTTTGATTTTCAATACTCAGGATATATATTAGCACTTAAATACACAGCATCAGCTCTTGCAAAAGTAGACTATGATAAATTTAAAGATTTAAGTAGTAATTTATCTCAATCAGTAAAAAATGACTTAAATAATAGTAGTGAGTTTTGGAGTAAATATGAAGGAAAGGTAAATGAAGTATCAGACAAAATGAATAACAATTATTTAAAAGCTAATGGAGTAAAAGAAGGTACAGCAAGTTATGGAGACGTAGTTAACTTATTTTTAGTGTATTACAGTTTATATGGATTTAATTAAAAATAGCTATAAATTAGTTAATAAAAAATTAACTTTTAACCATCAGATATTGCATTTGATCATGCTAAAAAAAACAGATTAATAAATAAAGTAATTAAATAATATAAAGAGCTCATATTTTATGAGCTCTTTATATTATTTAATAGAAGTGATTTTTATTGAATCCAGATTATTTGAAGAACTTAAAATAGCTTCTCCTTTGATTTCAATATCGTAATTGCATAATGGATTTTTACAAATTAAATAAGTTAAAAATTCAAAGGAATTTTCAACAGAGCCTCTTTTATTAGTAGTTTTTATCAAACCTTCAATTTTAAAGTCATATGGGTATGTATGATTGCATTTAGGGCACTTAATATTACAATTATGATTTATGGTATTTTTATAATTCAAAAAATACACCTCCAATTAGTTTAAATAGTTCTATTTATTATTTACATAAAAATAATAAAATAAGCTAAATATTATCTAAAATCAAATCTTAATGATATACAAATTGAAAGAAAAACAATAGAATGGATTATAATTAATATATAATAATATTGATTTGAAAATAAAAAATAAGGAGGGATATAATAATGGATATTTTTATAATAGAAGATGATATAGCTTTAAGCAGAGAAATTAGCTTAACTTTAAGTAAGTGGGGATACAGCGCTTGTGAAGTGAATGATTTTGAAAATATAACAGATGAGGTTTTACAATGTAATCCAAAATTAATTTTAATGGATGTTAATTTACCTTGTTATGATGGATTTTATTGGTGTTCACAAATTAGAAATTTTATGAAAGTGCCAATAATATTTATTTCTTCTAGAGATAATGATATGGATATAATAATGTCCATAAATATGGGGGGAGATGACTACATTACTAAACCTTTCTCGCCACAAATTTTAGTTGCAAAAATTCAAGCCATACTTAGAAGAACTTATTCTTATAATAATGACTTAAAAAGTGAAATAATAAAATTCAAAGATATAACACTGAATATAGTTGACGCCAAGATATACTTTAAAGATGAAAATACAGAGCTTACTAAAAATGAGTTGAAAATAATGAAAATATTAATGGAAAATCAAGAAAAAATCGTAAGTAGAGATGAAATAATAGAAGAACTTTGGGATACAGATGAATTTATAAGTGAAAATACTTTAACAGTAAATGTTAATAGGTTGAGAAAGAAACTAGACTCAATAGGACTAAATGACTTTATAGAAACTAAAAAAGGACAAGGATATATAATAAAATGAGTTTAATAAAATATTTAAGAGAAGTAAAAATATTTTTGATTTTAATAATTTTAATAATGTTAATAGTTGATGTTACCATGCTACTAGATCCTAATTTAAGTAATAGTATGGATACTTTAATTTATATTGATATTTTATCAATTTTATCTGTTGTTATTTTCATATTTATTGGATATGGCAATTATAAGAAAAAAATAAAAAAACTTATAAATTCAATACATAACATAAGAGAAGAACATGATGATTTGGAAAGGGATTATATTTATAAGAATGTAAAACATTTAATTGAAGAGAATGAGAAAGAAGTAGATAGTTTAAGAAATGAATTAGAAGATATAAATGATTACATGACAAACTGGATTCATGAAGTGAAGATTCCAATTTCGGTTCTCCAAATAATAGGAAAAAGAGTAAATGAAATTGATAATAGGAGGGAATTATCTAAGCAAATTAACAGTGAAGTTAGTCGTATAGATAAACTAGTGGAACAAGCAATGTATTCAAGTCGAGCAGGAAACTATAATTCAGACTTTATAATAAATGAAGTAAACTTGGATCAAGTAGTAAAAGAAGTAATAAAGAAAAATAAATATCAATTTATATATAACAAAATTGATTTGAATGTTAATCAGTTAAATAAAACTGTTCTTACTGATAAAAAATGGATTACTCATATAATTGAGCTAATAATTGATAATGCAATCAAGTATAGTCATATGGGTGGAAAAATAGAAATTTATTTGAAGGAAAATAAAAAAGCATGTGAACTTCATATAAAAGACCATGGTATGGGAATTGTACCTCAAGATATAGAAAGAATATTTGACAAAGGATTCACTGGAGAAAATGGAAGAAAGAAAACAAAATCAACGGGTATGGGACTTTATATATCAAAGAAAATCTTAAATAAATTAAGTCACGATATAAATGTAATATCAACGCCAAATGAATTTTGTGATATATATATTACTTTCTACAACTTATCAGATTACTTCAATGTGACATAAATGACACATATTATCTCCAAAGTGTTAGGTTAAGAGATGGAAGCAAATACCTTAAACCTATAAAATATAAGTATAATAAATATTAGAAATTTGGAGGGTAATATGTTAAAAACTATTAATTTGAAAAAAGATATTAAAAATAATAAAAATACATTTAAGATATTAAAAGATATTAATTTAGACGTAAAAGAAGGCGAATTTTTATCCATAATGGGACCTTCTGGAGCAGGAAAAACTACTTTGCTAAATATTTTATCAACAGTAGATAAACCTACATCAGGAAATGTATATTATGCGAATAAAGATATAAGTAAAATGAATAACAAAGAGCTATCTAAATTTAGAAGAGATAATATTGGTTTTATTTTTCAGGATTATAACTTATTAGATAGCATGAGCGTGGAGGATAATATAGCCCTACCTCTTGTAATTGGTAATGAAAAACAAAGCAAAATAAAAGAAGAAGTTATGAGACTTGCTAAGTTTTTTGGAATAGAGGCTCATCTTAAAAAATATCCTTATGAATTATCTGGAGGACAAAA
Proteins encoded:
- a CDS encoding DUF3810 domain-containing protein, with the protein product MVIKKFRIISISLLILGVLLNVITNNMPNLVEKYYSNGINIYIIKFMSKIFSIFPFSLFEILIYIAVLSMLIFLIYSIYFILKNPRKTFVYLKNSILNIISVVGIVYFLFVVLWGINYNRMDLKDSLIADYNISHNENIKNVNYDKDDLVNLYKFLVGKCNDTRNKVLEDDKNVMKCNTNRKEVLKRANNGYENVSILNLNKIGNYAHAKAILNSNLLCYTGITGIYSPFTGEANVNIAAPDIYIPFTTLHEMAHQRGYGSEDECNFLAYLACINNGDFDFQYSGYILALKYTASALAKVDYDKFKDLSSNLSQSVKNDLNNSSEFWSKYEGKVNEVSDKMNNNYLKANGVKEGTASYGDVVNLFLVYYSLYGFN
- a CDS encoding response regulator transcription factor codes for the protein MDIFIIEDDIALSREISLTLSKWGYSACEVNDFENITDEVLQCNPKLILMDVNLPCYDGFYWCSQIRNFMKVPIIFISSRDNDMDIIMSINMGGDDYITKPFSPQILVAKIQAILRRTYSYNNDLKSEIIKFKDITLNIVDAKIYFKDENTELTKNELKIMKILMENQEKIVSRDEIIEELWDTDEFISENTLTVNVNRLRKKLDSIGLNDFIETKKGQGYIIK
- a CDS encoding sensor histidine kinase, with the translated sequence MSLIKYLREVKIFLILIILIMLIVDVTMLLDPNLSNSMDTLIYIDILSILSVVIFIFIGYGNYKKKIKKLINSIHNIREEHDDLERDYIYKNVKHLIEENEKEVDSLRNELEDINDYMTNWIHEVKIPISVLQIIGKRVNEIDNRRELSKQINSEVSRIDKLVEQAMYSSRAGNYNSDFIINEVNLDQVVKEVIKKNKYQFIYNKIDLNVNQLNKTVLTDKKWITHIIELIIDNAIKYSHMGGKIEIYLKENKKACELHIKDHGMGIVPQDIERIFDKGFTGENGRKKTKSTGMGLYISKKILNKLSHDINVISTPNEFCDIYITFYNLSDYFNVT
- a CDS encoding ABC transporter ATP-binding protein; this encodes MLKTINLKKDIKNNKNTFKILKDINLDVKEGEFLSIMGPSGAGKTTLLNILSTVDKPTSGNVYYANKDISKMNNKELSKFRRDNIGFIFQDYNLLDSMSVEDNIALPLVIGNEKQSKIKEEVMRLAKFFGIEAHLKKYPYELSGGQKQRAATARALITSPKIIFADEPTGALDSKSSSELLNCLKDMNEKFNVTVIMVTHDPFSASYSKKVIFMKDGKLNARIDSSGNRKEFYNSIMNLLTSMGGEVNELL